One window of the Anopheles cruzii chromosome 2, idAnoCruzAS_RS32_06, whole genome shotgun sequence genome contains the following:
- the LOC128278338 gene encoding CWF19-like protein 1 homolog: MEQKLKLLICGDVRGKLKSFFARIENVNKKSGPFDLVLCVGDFFGQTNEMDTLQEYKRNLKTISAPVYILGPTNQTLAQYYSETQDGDICTNLSYLGKRGLYTTSGGLKIAYLSGTASSQEDANEWTYSKADVMAVRDSCLASKANMGDFRGIDILLTSQWPVGIREEVTDGSKLVSWLTNAIKPRYHFCGSNDEFYEAPPYRNQPDKSTQMELATRFVGLAGFGNPEKKKHIYALSITPVEKMRILELIQKTTDEIPSPYQGLTFFEESDSKAARDAQPDNQYFYDMNTYDDRRHKRKSNDPNQGQKRPRPTFDQDKCWFCLSAGSIEKHLIISVGDHFYLALAKGPINETHILILSITHIQCAALLSDAQWTELVRFKEALGQFYADREQKVFFYERNFKTGHLQINAIGIDDNVAWKTQHVLEDKSEEYSFQLEKVPKLSSPADLPERGPYFVAELPDGTVLLTRQMKGFPLHFGREVICADNLLNCEEKVDWRQCNLPKEEEDVMVKKFRESFKPYDFTV, translated from the exons ATGGAGCAGAAATTAAAACT GTTAATTTGTGGCGATGTTCGAGGAAAGCTGAAATCATTTTTCGCGCGCattgaaaatgtaaacaagAAGAGCGGTCCGTTCGATCTGGTGCTTTGTGTTGGAGATTTTTTCGGCCAAACCAACGAAATGGACACACTGCAAGAATACAAAAGAAATCTCAAAACAA TATCCGCACCGGTCTATATTCTCGGTCCTACCAACCAGACGTTAGCACAATACTACAGTGAGACACAGGACGGCGATATTTGTACAAATCTCAGCTACCTGGGGAAGCGTGGTCTCTACACAACCTCCGGTGGGCTTAAGATTGCCTACCTCAGCGGAACGGCCAGTTCGCAGGAGGATGCGAACGAATGGACGTACTCGAAGGCAGACGTGATGGCTGTGCGTGACTCATGTTTGGCCAGTAAAGCAAACATGGGAGATTTCCGAGGTATCGATATTCTATTGACTTCCCAGTGGCCAGTTGGTATTCGAGAGGAGGTGACCGACGGTTCGAAGCTGGTGTCTTGGTTGACAAACGCCATCAAGCCAAGATACCATTTTTGCGGATCAAACGATGAGTTTTACGAAGCACCCCCTTACAG AAATCAACCAGATAAAAGCACACAAATGGAACTGGCCACCCGGTTCGTTGGGTTGGCAGGGTTCGGTAAcccggaaaaaaagaaacacatctACGCGTTAAGCATCACTCCGGTGGAGAAAATGCGCATTCTTGAACTGATTCAAAAGACTACCGATGAGATACCGTCCCCCTATCAGGGGCTGACATTTTTCGAAGAAAGCGACAGCAAAGCCGCACGCGACGCGCAACCCGACAACCAGTACTTTTACGACATGAACACGTACGACGACCGGCGTCACAAGCGCAAAAGTAACGACCCTAACCAAGGGCAGAAGCGTCCTAGACCCACGTTCGACCAGGACAAGTGTTGGTTCTGCCTATCGGCCGGTAGCATCGAGAAACATCTGATCATTTCGGTTGGAGACCACTTTTATCTGGCACTGGCCAAGGGACCGATTAACGAGACGCACATACTGATTCTTTCCATTACGCATATTCAGTGTGCGGCGCTTCTTTCGGATGCACAATGGACCGAACTGGTACGATTCAAAGAAGCGCTGGGGCAGTTTTATGCCGACCGTGAGCAGAAAGTGTTTTTCTACGAGCGCAATTTTAAGACGGGCCATTTGCAAATCAACGCCATCGGCATCGACGATAACGTAGCGTGGAAGACACAGCACGTGCTGGAAGACAAGTCGGAAGAATATAGCTTCCAGCTAGAGAAGGTGCCGAAGCTAAGCAGTCCGGCCGACTTGCCGGAACGCGGTCCGTACTTTGTGGCGGAACTGCCCGACGGTACGGTGCTGTTGACGCGGCAAATGAAAGGATTCCCGCTGCACTTTGGTCGCGAGGTTATCTGTGCGGACAATTTGCTCAATTGCGAGGAAAAGGTCGACTGGCGCCAGTGTAACCTGCCGAAGGAGGAGGAAGACGTGATGGTTAAAAAGTTCCGCGAGAGTTTCAAACCATACGATTTTACTGTGTGA
- the LOC128278027 gene encoding LOW QUALITY PROTEIN: uncharacterized protein LOC128278027 (The sequence of the model RefSeq protein was modified relative to this genomic sequence to represent the inferred CDS: substituted 1 base at 1 genomic stop codon), with the protein MRKKQKLLPGLSDFLVLVLVARLALVLGQTNCNNGQGRILYERLPNQQLQGFDDDVVRDSAPPFRVLEKCQDLCLRDRTASNNLGRACTSFDFQPGSRIASFSGSVEYEESTCYLTREQAAPEGIGNLMLVPNSVHFTEVCISSSRPDRECPSRRYVFERHPRKKLKLPVSDIKEVTAANRSDCEDKCLNEFSFVCRSANFDSTLRSCAMSRFTRRTHPELLEDDPNSDYLENTCLNSERRCDGLIVYVKEENKRLGGPFEVEIFNNMTLEECQSLCLRAEKYFCRSIEFDDQTKQCILSEEDSVSQKDDLSISSSPTHHFYDLVCLDNPECSPEPPKTTLNVSSNRLSIPCDPALXLPTAAHVFRDPCPLGAERGSEYPETSATSHLFASGRRPDTAFQRYRNSRLGGEFHSEITGRSLSECLDECLRQTSFQCRSAVYSDRFRTCRLSRYNQRDGMRIIYDADYDYYENLMPHLVGGDTDTTNGRPDPTDWRPPYGGGSGGAGGGKSKLHGPTTLSNQPVSWPFPFADRDRDRDRVPDDRLPPGRYPPGDRYGPMGPRPDYGGEPFPGGYPPTDRYPGSTDRYPVGPGTDRYPSGGGGDYDTRYPPVYDNRYPGDRYGPTDRYPDRDPDPMYLPGGPMRPYPPHMPDSRYPPMPPDSRYPPGPDSRYPMDRYPPPIDSRYPSDSRYPPTQPDAGRYPAGPGPDSRYPSPGGDSRYPSQSARPDSRYPMMAPPATRYPPPQYVPHMYGSGMYPVAPSRTPPNRGYPPDPYPPPVRPIDNNRYPAPETRYPLEPAASQGRYPPPSSPNVSPFHKYMTRPSGYDPYMPPGYAPERGYVDDRYGGYYPPSGGGRLPPQMPAFPDRDRGYRRPVVGMAPDGGGYPFEIPYGPSGTGYDNTVGGGDGFGGYGPQRPYETRCDNTDTFKQVASKRKMRKQFIRRTINAPSLGICQQECAGARDFMCRSFNYRDGAPYETEGNCELSDRDSRDLDVPSTQMFESDSSDYYERTPGGRGGSHDECLDVGQVCNEDGMEFTLRTPEGFIGRIYAYGFYDRCFFRGNGGTVNVLRISGPQGYPECGTQRYGDTMTNIIVVQFSDNVQTGRDKRFNLTCMFRGPGEAVVTSGYIGAGSGSPIPIEYLPAENSMSNKVRLMILYQGRPTTTIAVGDPLTFRLESQDGYSHATDIFATNVVARDPYSGRSVQLIDNYGCPVDSLVFPELGRSRDNDALEARFNAFKIPESNFLVFEATVRTCRGGCQPAYCPGPSGRSEPSFGRRKRSLENGTEFGGPAAEPLIGGGSSQAAGDGTNEDGEVLVVNGTVVNGSASTVRANSGDASAEANVEASSASGEMPEQVREMIETRSYHHAQVFQSREEMQQDTVARKMVAPVESVCLTHAEYYGLLSAVVLLIILLISITFAAGIGYRGYWKVFHKNRTLDRHSPVNSFSPSALHNVSGSQFEASGRVSTSTTGRRPHVRTPGVSLFGNGLQKTFATGNLSRMCQIPVMNPLSRNGATKSDFDDPSEPIYTDPSLFERSRSLRSIAVDQTEDANNV; encoded by the exons ATGCGTAAAAAACAGAAGCTCCTGCCGGGGCTGTCCGACTTTTTGGTGCTCGTGCTGGTCGCTCGCCTAGCGCTGGTCCTTGGGCAAACGAACTGCAACAACGGCCAGGGCCGCATACTGTACGAGCGGCTGCCGAACCAACAGCTCCAGGGTTTCGACGATGACGTCGTGCGCGATTCGGCGCCCCCGTTTCGGGTGCTGGAAAAGTGTCAGGATCTGTGCCTGCGGGACCGCACTGCGTCCAACAATCTGGGACGGGCCTGCACGAGCTTCGACTTCCAGCCCGGCAGCCGGATCGCATCGTTCAGTGGGAGCGTCGAGTACGAGGAGTCCACCTGCTACCTGACCCGCGAGCAGGCCGCCCCGGAGGGCATCGGCAACCTGATGCTCGTCCCGAACAGTGTGCACTTCACTGAGGTGTGCATCAGCT CCAGTAGACCGGACCGGGAGTGTCCCAGCAGGCGGTACGTGTTTGAACGTCACCCGCGCAAAAAACTGAAGCTTCCGGTGTCCGACATCAAGGAAGTGACCGCGGCCAATCGCTCCGACTGCGAGGACAAGTGTCTGAACGAGTTCTCGTTCGTGTGCCGATCGGCCAACTTCGACTCGACCCTGCGCAGCTGCGCGATGAGCCGGTTTACCCGGCGCACGCACCCCGAGCTGCTGGAGGACGATCCGAACTCGGACTATCTCGAGAACACCTGCCTCAACTCGGAGCGACGCTGCGACGGGCTGATCGTGTACGTGAAGGAGGAAAACAAGCGCCTCGGCGGTCCGTTCGAGGTCGAGATCTTCAACAACATGACGCTGGAGGAATGCCAGTCGCTGTGTCTGCGGGCGGAGAAGTACTTCTGCCGCTCGATCGAGTTCGACGACCAGACGAAGCAGTGCATCCTGTCGGAGGAGGACTCGGTGTCGCAGAAGGACGACCTCAGCATTAGCTCGAGCCCCACGCACCACTTCTACGACCTCGTCTGCCTCGACAATC CAGAGTGCTCCCCTGAACCCCCGAAAACAACGCTCAACGTCTCGTCAAACCGTTTGTCTATTCCCTGCGACCCCGCCCTCTAACTCCCCACCGCGGCCCACGTGTTCCGTGACCCATGTCCGCTGGGTGCAGAGCGTGGCTCGGAATATCCGGAAACGTCCGCCACGTCCCACCTGTTCGCGAGTGGCCGTCGGCCCGATACCGCCTTCCAGCGGTACCGCAACTCGCGTCTGGGCGGCGAGTTTCACTCGGAAATCACTGGCAGGTCGCTGAGCGAGTGCCTGGATGAGTGCCTGCGGCAGACGAGCTTTCAGTGCCGCTCGGCCGTCTATAGTGATCGGTTCCGAACCTGCCGTCTCAGCCGCTACAACCAGCGGGACGGAATGCGCATCATCTACGATGCCGACTACGACTACTACGAGAATCTGATGC CGCACCTAGTCGGCGGCGACACGGACACCACCAATGGGCGACCGGATCCGACCGACTGGCGACCTCCGTACGGCGGAGGCAGTGGAGGAGCCGGAGGCGGTAAGTCCAAGTTGCACGGGCCAACCACCCTCAGCAACCAGCCGGTCTCATGGCCCTTCCCGTTCGcagatcgtgatcgtgatcgcgacCGTGTGCCGGACGATCGGTTACCACCGGGACGCTACCCGCCGGGCGATCGGTACGGACCGATGGGCCCACGGCCCGACTACGGAG GCGAACCGTTCCCCGGCGGCTACCCACCCACGGATCGGTATCCCGGGTCGACGGACCGCTATCCGGTCGGTCCCGGAACCGATCGCTATCCGtcggggggcggcggcgactaCGACACCCGCTACCCGCCGGTCTACGACAATCGCTACCCGGGCGACCGGTACGGTCCCACGGATCGCTATCCGGACCGTGACCCCGATCCGATGTACCTCCCCGGGGGGCCCATGCGTCCGTATCCTCCCCACATGCCCGACTCACGCTACCCCCCGATGCCTCCCGATTCACGGTacccacccggaccggactccCGGTATCCCATGGACCGCTATCCTCCACCAATCGACTCCCGCTACCCAAGCGATTCTCGCTATCCTCCGACGCAACCGGACGCCGGTCGGTATCCTGCCGGTCCGGGTCCAGACTCCCGCTACCCATCCCCTGGCGGTGACTCCCGCTATCCCAGCCAGTCCGCTCGTCCCGATTCTCGCTACCCAATGATGGCTCCACCGGCCACACGCTACCCCCCGCCCCAGTATGTACCGCACATGTACGGGTCCGGCATGTATCCGGTGGCACCGTCGAGAACACCACCGAACCGAGGCTACCCCCCCGACCCGTACCCACCGCCGGTCCGccccatcgacaacaatcgCTATCCGGCGCCGGAAACACGCTACCCACTGGAACCGGCGGCCTCCCAGGGACGCTACCCGCCACCGTCATCGCCCAACGTTTCTCCGTTCCACAAGTACATGACTCGCCCGTCCG GTTACGATCCCTACATGCCGCCCGGTTACGCACCGGAACGAGGTTATGTTGACGATCGCTACGGAGGATATTACCCGCCGAGTGGCGGAGGGCGTCTGCCACCGCAGATGCCCGCGTTCCCGGACCGTGACCGAGGCTACCGGCGGCCGGTCGTCGGAATGGCACCGGACGGCGGGGGCTATCCGTTCGAGATCCCGTACGGCCCGTCGGGCACCGGCTACGACAAcacggtcggcggtggcgatggtttcGGCGGCTACGGACCACAGCGGCCGTACGAGACGCGCTGCGACAACACGGACACCTTCAAGCAGGTGGCGTCGAAGCGCAAGATGCGCAAACAGTTCATCCGGCGCACCATCAACGCCCCGTCGCTCGGCATCTGCCAGCAGGAGTGTGCCGGGGCGCGAGACTTTATGTGCCGCAGCTTCAACTACCGCGACGGGGCCCCGTACGAGACCGAGGGCAACTGCGAGCTGAGCGATCGGGACTCGCGCGATCTGGACGTCCCGAGCACGCAGATGTTCGAGAGCGACAGCTCCGACTACTACGAGCGGACTCCCGGTGGCCGCGGAGGATCACACGACGAGTGTCTCGATG TCGGCCAAGTTTGCAACGAAGACGGGATGGAGTTCACCTTGCGCACACCGGAAGGCTTCATCGGGCGAATCTACGCGTACGGGTTCTACGATCGGTGCTTCTTCCGTGGTAATGGCGGCACGGTGAACGTGCTGCGGATCAGCGGACCGCAGGGCTACCCGGAGTGTGGCACACAGCGG TATGGTGACACGATGACCAACATCATAGTGGTGCAGTTCTCCGACAACGTGCAGACGGGACGCGACAAGCGCTTCAACCTAACCTGCATGTTCCGAGGACCCGGCGAAGCGGTCGTCACATCCGGTTACATCGGTGCAGG ATCCGGTagcccgatcccgatcgaGTATCTGCCGGCGGAAAACTCGATGAGCAACAAGGTGCGGCTGATGATTCTGTATCAGGGCCGCCCGACGACCACGATTGCCGTCGGAGATCCGCTCACGTTCCGGCTCGAGTCCCAGGACGGGTACAGCCACGCGACGGACATCTTTGCCACGAACGTCGTCGCCCGGGATCCGTACTCCGGACGCAGCGTACAGCTGATCGATAACTATGG CTGTCCGGTGGACAGTTTGGTGTTCCCGGAGCTCGGACGATCGCGGGATAACGATGCCCTAGAAGCACGCTTCAACGCGTTCAAGATACCGGAATCGAACTTCCTCGTCTTCGAGGCGACCGTCCGAACGTGTCGCGGCGGCTGTCAACCG GCTTACTGTCCCGGACCGAGTGGTCGTTCCGAGCCCTCGTTTGGTCGCCGGAAGCGCTCGCtggagaacggaacggagttcGGTGGACCAGCCGCCGAGCCACTGATCGGTGGCGGAAGCTCCCAGGCTGCCGGCGACGGCACCAACGAGGACGGCGAAGTGCTCGTCGTGAACGGCACCGTGGTGAACGGAAGTGCTTCAACGGTGAGGGCCAACTCGGGTGATGCGTCGGCCGAAGCCAACGTCGAGGCATCCAGCGCGAGCGGCGAGATGCCGGAGCAGGTGCGCGAAATGATTGAG ACACGGTCCTACCATCACGCGCAGGTGTTTCAGTCGCGCGAGGAGATGCAGCAGGACACGGTCGCACGGAAGATGGTGGCCCCGGTCGAGTCCGTCTGCCTGACGCACGCCGAGTATTACGGACTGCTAAGTGCCGTCGTGCTGCTGATAATTCTTCTGATCAGCATCACGTTCGCGGCCGGCATCGGGTATCGTGGCTACTGGAAGGTGTTCCACAAGAACCGCACCCTCGACCGCCACTCGCCGGTCAACTCGTTCAGCCCGTCGGCCCTGCACAACGTGTCCGGCAGCCAGTTCGAGGCTTCCGGACGGGTGTCGACCTCCACCACGGGCCGCCGTCCGCACGTTCGTACGCCCGGTGTGTCGCTGTTTGGCAATGGTCTCCAGAAAACGTTCGCTACCGG CAACCTATCGAGGATGTGCCAGATTCCCGTGATGAACCCACTGTCCAGAAATGGGGCCACCAAAAGTGACTTCGACGACCCGAGTGAACCGATCTACACCGACCCGTCGCTTTTTGAACGATCACG ATCGCTGCGCTCTATCGCCGTCGATCAAACGGAAGATGCCAACAATGTCTGA